The following DNA comes from Thiovulum sp. ES.
TGAACTTGGATTTTAAAATTATAGACTTAAATATCTCTCCAAAAAACGGAAAAATTTCAAGCGAAAATTTAGAATATTTAAGAAAACTTCTAAAAAATGCTGGAGTTGTCGGATACTCTATGCCACAACTCCAAACAAAAACAGATTCAGAATCTCAACTCACTCTTCTTAAAACTCTAAATAGTGGCGATGAGGTCAAATTTTTCCCAACTGTTTCGGGGTTAAATAGAGATGGTTCGCTTTCAGAAATCGCCTCTCTCTCTTCTGAAATTTTTGCAATATACTTTGAAAGCAATATAAACTTTGAGCAGATGAAATCAATTTTCCAATATGCTCAAATGCTAAAAAAACCTCTTATTTGTAAAGTTTTTTCAGGTGATGAACCAGTTTATGAAACTGAAAGCTCTTACCGTTTTGGACATGTTGGTCGTTCCCAAATTCGAGAGCCTTTTGAAGTTAGCAAAGTAATTGAGATGAGTCGAGAATTTGGAGTAAAAACTCTTTTTCAAGGTGTAACAGTTCAGAGAGCTTTAGAATTAATTGATAATGCAAAAAATGAGAAAGTCCCTCTGTTTTTGGAAATTTCCGTAAATCATCTTCTTTTTGATGATTCAATATATTCCCAATTTGACAACTCTACAAAAATTGATCCCCCTTTTCCTAGAGTGCAAAAAATTTAAGAATTTAATTCGAGAATTTTG
Coding sequences within:
- a CDS encoding hypothetical protein (IMG reference gene:2508610722_SP), whose protein sequence is MDFKIIDLNISPKNGKISSENLEYLRKLLKNAGVVGYSMPQLQTKTDSESQLTLLKTLNSGDEVKFFPTVSGLNRDGSLSEIASLSSEIFAIYFESNINFEQMKSIFQYAQMLKKPLICKVFSGDEPVYETESSYRFGHVGRSQIREPFEVSKVIEMSREFGVKTLFQGVTVQRALELIDNAKNEKVPLFLEISVNHLLFDDSIYSQFDNSTKIDPPFPRVQKI